The Streptomyces sp. NBC_01775 genome includes a region encoding these proteins:
- a CDS encoding 1-phosphofructokinase family hexose kinase, giving the protein MILTVTLNAALDLTYRVPRLTPHASHRVREVTERPGGKGLNVARVLAALGFETTVTGFAGGDTGRELRTLLAADRTGVTDALVEVSGRTRRTVGVVDESTGDTTQLNEPGPHVGPQEWDSFLDAYRLLLRSGTEAVALCGSLPPGVPVGAYAELVREARTTRTPVLLDTSGEPLRRGLAARPELVKPNAHELAGITGTSEPLRAARAAQRRGARAVAASLGADGMLMVTQDGTWSAGVPERLTGNPTGAGDSAVAGLLSGLAEGLPWPDRLARAVALSAATVRSPVAGEFDEETYARLLPSVRVQQVDIP; this is encoded by the coding sequence ATGATCCTGACTGTCACGCTCAATGCCGCGCTCGACCTCACCTACCGCGTGCCCCGGCTCACCCCGCACGCGTCGCACCGCGTGCGGGAGGTGACCGAGCGCCCCGGCGGCAAGGGCCTGAACGTGGCCCGGGTGCTGGCCGCGCTCGGCTTCGAGACGACCGTCACCGGCTTCGCGGGCGGGGACACCGGGCGCGAGCTGCGGACCCTGCTCGCGGCTGACCGGACAGGGGTGACCGACGCGCTGGTGGAGGTCTCGGGGCGCACCCGGCGCACCGTGGGCGTGGTGGACGAGTCCACGGGCGACACCACCCAGCTCAACGAGCCGGGCCCGCACGTCGGTCCCCAGGAGTGGGACAGCTTCCTCGACGCCTACCGCCTGCTGCTGCGCTCCGGTACCGAGGCGGTGGCGCTGTGCGGCAGCCTCCCGCCGGGCGTACCCGTGGGCGCCTACGCGGAACTCGTACGGGAGGCCCGCACCACCCGCACCCCGGTGCTCCTGGACACCAGCGGCGAGCCGCTGCGCCGGGGGCTGGCGGCCCGGCCCGAACTGGTCAAGCCCAACGCGCACGAGCTGGCCGGCATCACCGGCACCTCCGAGCCGCTGCGCGCGGCCCGTGCGGCCCAGCGGCGCGGCGCCCGTGCGGTGGCCGCCTCACTCGGCGCCGACGGAATGCTGATGGTGACCCAGGACGGCACCTGGAGCGCGGGCGTACCCGAGCGGCTGACGGGCAACCCCACCGGTGCGGGTGACTCGGCGGTGGCCGGGCTGCTGTCCGGCCTGGCGGAGGGGCTGCCCTGGCCGGACCGGCTGGCCCGCGCGGTGGCGCTCTCGGCGGCGACCGTACGGTCCCCGGTGGCGGGCGAGTTCGACGAGGAGACCTACGCGCGGCTGCTGCCGTCGGTCAGGGTCCAGCAGGTCGACATCCCCTGA
- the nagA gene encoding N-acetylglucosamine-6-phosphate deacetylase, whose protein sequence is MSKRTVLTGARVVLPGGVREDGGLTVEGRRLVAADAPGEGAAPGETLDLTGHWIVPGFVDMHVHGGGGASFSAGTHEDSLTVIGTHRRHGTTTMAASTVTGDLDDLCRQAGSLSELAEQGDLAGIHYEGPFIACERRGAHEESLLRDPDPADVRKLVEAARGQARMVTLAPERPGGLDSVRLLADGGVIAAVGHTDGTYEGTLEAVDAGATVATHLFNAMPPLGHREPGPVAALLEDDRVTVELINDGTHLHPAALELAFRAAGAARVAFITDAMGAAGMGDGRYPLGRLEVEVRDGVARLVEGGSIAGSTLTLDHAFRRAVTVDRLPVTDVVAALSANPARLLGVDGEVGSLEPGKYADLVVLDEEFALAGVMRRGEWVVSPGAL, encoded by the coding sequence ATGAGCAAGCGAACGGTGCTGACCGGGGCCCGGGTGGTGCTCCCCGGCGGAGTGCGGGAGGACGGCGGACTCACGGTCGAGGGCCGCCGCCTGGTCGCCGCGGACGCCCCCGGTGAGGGGGCGGCTCCCGGCGAGACGCTCGACCTGACGGGCCACTGGATCGTCCCCGGCTTCGTCGACATGCACGTGCACGGCGGCGGGGGCGCCTCCTTCTCGGCCGGCACCCACGAGGACTCGCTGACCGTCATCGGCACCCACCGCAGGCACGGCACCACCACCATGGCCGCCTCCACCGTCACCGGGGACCTGGACGACCTGTGCCGGCAGGCCGGATCGCTGAGCGAACTGGCCGAACAGGGCGACCTCGCCGGCATCCACTACGAGGGCCCGTTCATCGCCTGCGAGCGGCGCGGCGCGCACGAGGAGTCGCTGCTGCGCGACCCCGATCCGGCCGACGTGCGCAAGCTCGTGGAGGCCGCGCGCGGCCAGGCGCGGATGGTGACCCTCGCACCGGAGCGCCCCGGCGGCCTGGACTCGGTGCGGCTGCTCGCGGACGGCGGTGTCATCGCCGCCGTGGGGCACACCGACGGCACCTACGAGGGCACGCTGGAGGCCGTGGACGCGGGCGCGACCGTGGCCACCCACCTGTTCAACGCTATGCCGCCGCTGGGCCACCGGGAGCCGGGCCCGGTCGCCGCGCTGCTGGAGGACGACCGGGTCACCGTCGAGCTGATCAACGACGGCACCCATCTGCACCCGGCCGCCCTGGAGCTGGCGTTCCGGGCGGCGGGCGCGGCCCGGGTCGCCTTCATCACCGACGCCATGGGCGCCGCCGGCATGGGTGACGGCCGCTATCCGCTGGGCCGGCTGGAGGTCGAGGTGCGCGACGGGGTGGCGCGGCTGGTCGAGGGCGGCTCCATCGCCGGCTCGACGCTGACCTTGGACCACGCCTTCCGGCGCGCGGTGACCGTGGACCGGCTGCCGGTCACCGACGTGGTCGCGGCCCTGTCCGCGAACCCCGCGCGGCTGCTGGGCGTGGACGGCGAAGTGGGCTCGCTGGAGCCGGGCAAATACGCCGATCTGGTGGTGCTCGACGAGGAATTCGCCCTGGCCGGAGTCATGCGCCGCGGCGAGTGGGTGGTGTCCCCCGGAGCGCTCTGA
- a CDS encoding ROK family protein: MKAALVGADNELLHEVRRTTERERGPEAVVEGILDFAAELRATGLEQWGTEPAAAGVAVPGVIDEERGIAVFSANLGWRDVPMRTLLSERLGQGRPTELPPLPVALGHDVRTGGLAEGRLGAGAGVDRYLFVPLGTGIAGAIGIGTTVEPGAHGSAGEIGHIVVRPDGPPCGCGQRGCLERLASASAVGLAWAEACGDPRATAADAAKAVESGDPRAQEVWDDAIDALATGLVTGLTLLDPRTLIIGGGLAEAGDTLFVPLREAVRQKVTFQPLPAIVPAALGDAAGCLGAGLLAWDLLSAEVASR, from the coding sequence ATGAAAGCCGCGCTCGTCGGCGCCGACAACGAGCTGCTGCACGAGGTGCGCCGCACCACCGAGCGCGAACGCGGGCCCGAGGCCGTGGTCGAGGGAATCCTCGACTTCGCCGCCGAACTGCGGGCCACCGGCCTGGAGCAGTGGGGCACCGAGCCGGCGGCGGCGGGGGTCGCCGTGCCCGGCGTCATCGACGAGGAGCGGGGCATCGCCGTCTTCTCCGCCAACCTCGGCTGGCGCGACGTCCCCATGCGCACGCTGCTGAGCGAACGGCTCGGGCAGGGGCGGCCCACGGAACTGCCGCCGCTGCCGGTCGCCCTGGGCCACGACGTGCGCACCGGCGGCCTGGCCGAGGGGCGCCTCGGCGCGGGCGCGGGCGTGGACCGCTATCTGTTCGTCCCGCTGGGCACCGGCATCGCGGGGGCCATCGGCATCGGCACGACGGTCGAGCCCGGCGCGCACGGCAGCGCCGGGGAGATCGGCCACATCGTCGTACGCCCCGACGGGCCGCCGTGCGGCTGCGGGCAGCGTGGCTGTCTGGAGCGGCTGGCCTCCGCCTCCGCCGTCGGGCTGGCCTGGGCCGAGGCGTGCGGGGACCCCAGGGCCACGGCCGCCGACGCGGCCAAGGCCGTCGAGTCGGGCGACCCGCGTGCCCAGGAAGTGTGGGACGACGCCATCGACGCGCTGGCCACCGGCCTGGTCACGGGACTCACGCTGCTCGACCCGCGCACACTGATCATCGGCGGCGGCCTCGCCGAGGCGGGCGACACCCTCTTCGTTCCGCTCCGGGAGGCGGTACGCCAGAAGGTCACATTCCAGCCACTCCCGGCAATCGTGCCCGCGGCACTCGGGGACGCCGCCGGCTGCCTGGGCGCGGGACTTCTCGCCTGGGATCTTCTCTCCGCGGAGGTTGCGAGCCGATGA
- a CDS encoding extracellular solute-binding protein, whose protein sequence is MTASGVAGAAGLTSLSGCGTGSGSGDVTLKLVAADYGDPGGNNSSETYWKSLADAFTKENPDIKVDVTVYSWNVIGKKLNEMVKSGNVPDIAQLDSYANWAAEGRLYKVSELLPIPAQAEFLVALAEAGEVHRVQYGLPFVASTRLLFYNKNLFSQAGLDPDSAPESWDDIKSAAKALKKAGVKIPYGLPLGSEEAQAETFMWMISNGGSYVDSVGNYTINSPENVEAFTWLRDNLVDPGLTNSQPERTNRQELFDAFGRGEVGMLNGHPTLMPQADRHSVQYGTGKLPGKDGPAEGNLGVADWTMAFKENGHRDECGKLLAFIYREKNHYAFADRYDLMPVTTATTKHMRRDRKHKELWRFLDQLSGAEFYPVGKVSWATINTELKTTVGQAAAKGGDPKAVLSALQRDAEAADKKAES, encoded by the coding sequence ATGACTGCTTCCGGAGTGGCCGGGGCAGCCGGTCTGACCTCGCTGTCAGGGTGCGGAACCGGGTCCGGTTCCGGAGATGTCACGCTCAAGCTCGTGGCCGCCGACTACGGCGACCCGGGCGGCAACAACAGCTCCGAGACCTACTGGAAGTCGCTCGCCGACGCCTTCACCAAGGAGAACCCCGACATCAAGGTCGATGTCACCGTCTACAGCTGGAACGTGATCGGCAAGAAGCTCAACGAGATGGTCAAATCCGGCAACGTACCGGACATAGCCCAGCTCGACTCGTACGCCAACTGGGCTGCCGAGGGAAGGCTCTACAAGGTCAGCGAGCTGCTCCCCATCCCCGCGCAGGCCGAGTTCCTCGTCGCCCTCGCCGAGGCGGGCGAGGTGCACCGCGTCCAGTACGGACTGCCCTTCGTGGCCAGCACCCGGCTGCTCTTCTACAACAAGAACCTCTTCTCCCAGGCCGGACTCGACCCCGACTCGGCCCCCGAGAGCTGGGACGACATCAAGTCCGCCGCGAAGGCGCTGAAGAAGGCGGGCGTGAAGATCCCCTACGGGCTGCCGCTGGGCTCCGAGGAGGCCCAGGCCGAGACCTTCATGTGGATGATCAGCAACGGCGGCTCCTACGTCGACAGCGTCGGCAACTACACCATCAACTCCCCGGAGAACGTCGAGGCGTTCACCTGGCTGCGCGACAACCTCGTCGACCCCGGCCTCACCAACTCCCAGCCCGAGCGGACCAACCGGCAGGAGCTCTTCGACGCCTTCGGCCGCGGTGAGGTCGGCATGCTCAACGGCCACCCCACGCTGATGCCCCAGGCCGACCGGCACAGCGTGCAGTACGGCACCGGCAAGCTCCCCGGCAAGGACGGCCCCGCCGAAGGCAACCTCGGCGTCGCCGACTGGACGATGGCCTTCAAGGAGAACGGCCACCGCGACGAGTGCGGGAAGCTCCTCGCCTTCATCTACCGGGAGAAGAACCACTACGCCTTCGCCGACCGCTACGACCTGATGCCGGTCACCACCGCCACGACCAAGCACATGCGCCGCGACCGCAAGCACAAGGAGCTGTGGCGCTTCCTGGACCAGCTCAGCGGCGCCGAGTTCTACCCCGTCGGCAAGGTCTCCTGGGCCACGATCAACACCGAGCTGAAGACCACCGTCGGACAGGCCGCGGCCAAGGGCGGCGACCCGAAGGCGGTGCTCAGCGCGCTCCAGCGCGATGCCGAGGCCGCCGACAAGAAGGCCGAGTCCTGA
- a CDS encoding DUF3263 domain-containing protein, whose product MSDTDGGSGGEERVAPPERGAGLTDQDRAVLAFAARGWPSPGAKERAIRERLGMSPVRYYQLLNWLLDDQAALAYDPVTVNRLRRARQHSRDRTR is encoded by the coding sequence ATGAGCGACACGGACGGCGGCAGCGGGGGCGAGGAGCGTGTGGCACCCCCTGAACGGGGTGCGGGCCTGACGGACCAGGACCGCGCCGTGCTCGCCTTCGCCGCCCGCGGCTGGCCCTCGCCCGGCGCCAAGGAACGGGCCATACGCGAGCGGCTCGGCATGTCCCCGGTGCGTTATTACCAGTTGTTGAACTGGCTGCTGGACGACCAGGCGGCGCTCGCGTACGACCCCGTCACCGTCAACCGGCTGCGGCGCGCCCGGCAGCACAGCCGCGACCGCACCCGTTAG
- the otsB gene encoding trehalose-phosphatase — MPLPETVTEAGRAGLAALLADPARAVLAFDFDGTLAPIVPDPRDARAHPGALPALARLAPRLRAIAVVTGRPAADAVRYGGFEGVSGLEGLTVLGAYGAERWDAADGAVRAPEPPPGVAAARAELPALLERLGAPEGTWTEDKGRAVAVHTRRTASPEAAFALLREPLYALAERHGLVVEPGRLVLELRPPGADKGAALRSFVLEREAGAVAYAGDDLGDVAAYDAVDVLRGEGVPGLLLYSAPDGAAERVPELTSRADVSLPGPAGLVAFLEGLAERL, encoded by the coding sequence ATGCCGCTGCCTGAAACTGTCACCGAGGCGGGGCGCGCCGGGCTGGCCGCCCTCCTCGCCGACCCCGCCCGCGCCGTGCTCGCCTTCGACTTCGACGGGACGCTCGCGCCCATCGTCCCCGACCCGCGCGACGCCCGCGCCCACCCCGGCGCGCTGCCCGCGCTCGCCCGGCTCGCGCCAAGGCTGCGGGCCATCGCCGTCGTCACCGGCCGCCCGGCCGCCGACGCCGTACGCTACGGCGGCTTCGAAGGCGTGAGCGGACTGGAGGGACTCACCGTGCTGGGAGCGTACGGCGCCGAGCGCTGGGACGCGGCGGACGGCGCCGTACGCGCGCCCGAGCCGCCGCCCGGGGTCGCCGCCGCACGGGCCGAACTCCCCGCGCTGCTGGAGCGGCTGGGCGCGCCCGAGGGCACCTGGACGGAGGACAAGGGCCGCGCTGTCGCCGTCCACACGCGGCGCACGGCATCCCCCGAGGCGGCGTTCGCGCTGCTGCGCGAGCCGCTGTACGCGCTCGCGGAGCGGCACGGGCTCGTGGTCGAGCCCGGCCGCCTCGTGCTGGAGCTTCGGCCGCCCGGCGCCGACAAGGGCGCCGCGCTCAGGAGCTTCGTCCTGGAGCGGGAGGCCGGGGCTGTGGCCTACGCCGGTGATGACCTCGGGGATGTCGCCGCGTACGACGCGGTGGACGTGCTGCGGGGAGAGGGAGTGCCGGGCCTGCTGCTCTACTCCGCACCGGACGGCGCCGCCGAGCGGGTGCCGGAGCTGACGTCCCGGGCGGATGTGTCGTTGCCGGGTCCGGCGGGGCTGGTGGCCTTCCTGGAGGGACTGGCCGAGCGGCTGTAG
- a CDS encoding alpha,alpha-trehalose-phosphate synthase (UDP-forming) gives MVADTTSQVLVASNRGPVSFSADEDGTLTAKRGGGGLVSGLSAIGPETDAVWVCAALGDGDREAVRRFAGRLDPSDTGGQTVRMLDIPAATFEAAYQGVANSVLWFTHHMLYQTPLEPAFDEDFARQWTAYEEYNAAFADALAEEAAQGATVLVQDYHLTLVPGLLRERRPDLRIGHFSHTPWAPADYYRLLPDEVAARVLRGMLGADRAAFLTRRWARLFTECCERVLGATVTDDGITYEGRTTRIGVHPLGADADFLRERAYREDVTARMAQLREQIGTAPDGSPRRTVVRVDRTELSKNIVRGLYAYRRLLLDHPEWREHVVHLAFAYPSRQDLAVYRDYTAEVSRVADGVNAEFGTPGWTPVVLHVKDDFARSLAAYRLADVALVNPIRDGMNLVAKEIPVVSEEGCALVLSREAGAYEEMGEDALCVNPFDITSTAAALRTALTMDPADRQERTKRLSATATAHPPTRWLLDQLTELRPAG, from the coding sequence ATGGTCGCTGACACAACGTCGCAGGTACTCGTCGCGTCCAACCGCGGTCCCGTCTCCTTCTCGGCGGACGAGGACGGCACGCTCACCGCCAAGCGGGGCGGCGGCGGTCTCGTCTCCGGCCTCTCCGCCATCGGGCCCGAGACCGACGCCGTATGGGTGTGCGCGGCCCTCGGCGACGGTGACCGCGAGGCGGTACGCCGCTTCGCGGGCCGGCTCGACCCCTCGGACACCGGCGGTCAGACCGTACGGATGCTCGACATCCCCGCCGCCACCTTCGAGGCCGCGTACCAGGGCGTCGCCAACTCCGTGCTGTGGTTCACCCACCACATGCTGTACCAGACCCCGTTGGAGCCCGCCTTCGACGAGGACTTCGCCCGGCAGTGGACGGCGTACGAGGAGTACAACGCGGCCTTCGCCGACGCGCTCGCCGAAGAGGCCGCCCAGGGCGCGACCGTCCTGGTGCAGGACTACCACCTCACGCTCGTCCCCGGGCTGCTGCGCGAGCGGCGCCCCGACCTGCGGATCGGCCACTTCTCGCACACCCCCTGGGCACCGGCCGACTACTACCGGCTGCTGCCCGACGAGGTGGCCGCGCGGGTGCTGCGCGGCATGCTCGGCGCCGACCGCGCGGCCTTCCTCACCCGGCGCTGGGCGCGGCTGTTCACCGAGTGCTGCGAGCGGGTGCTGGGCGCCACGGTCACCGACGACGGGATCACTTACGAGGGCCGCACCACGCGGATCGGCGTCCACCCACTGGGCGCGGACGCGGACTTCCTGCGCGAGCGTGCCTACCGCGAGGACGTCACCGCGCGGATGGCGCAGCTGCGCGAGCAGATCGGCACGGCGCCGGACGGGAGCCCGCGCCGCACCGTCGTCCGTGTGGACCGCACCGAGCTGTCCAAGAACATCGTGCGCGGCCTGTACGCGTACCGCCGCCTGCTCCTGGACCACCCCGAGTGGCGCGAGCACGTGGTGCACCTGGCCTTCGCCTACCCCTCGCGGCAGGACCTGGCGGTCTACCGCGACTACACGGCCGAGGTCTCCCGGGTCGCCGACGGCGTCAACGCCGAGTTCGGCACCCCCGGCTGGACGCCGGTCGTCCTCCACGTCAAGGACGACTTCGCGCGCTCCCTGGCCGCCTACCGGCTGGCCGACGTGGCGCTGGTCAACCCCATCAGGGACGGGATGAACCTGGTGGCCAAGGAGATCCCCGTCGTGTCCGAGGAGGGCTGCGCCCTGGTGCTCTCGCGGGAGGCCGGGGCGTACGAGGAGATGGGCGAGGACGCGCTCTGTGTGAACCCCTTCGACATCACGTCCACCGCCGCGGCGCTGCGGACGGCCCTCACGATGGACCCCGCCGACCGCCAGGAGCGCACCAAGCGCCTGTCCGCCACGGCCACCGCCCACCCGCCCACCCGCTGGCTCCTGGACCAGCTGACGGAGCTCCGCCCGGCCGGCTGA
- a CDS encoding glucosyl-3-phosphoglycerate synthase translates to MLDEVGQWLRSRSWSAADRPLDLLLAAKRRKGTTVSVVLPALDEEATVGEIVSVIRRELASSAVPLVDELVVMDSGSTDRTAEVAGAAGAKVVHRDEVLPRLPALPGKGEVLWRSLLATHGDIVCFVDADLSEFSADFVSGIVGPLLTDPQLQFVKAMYDRPLRDSPAGGGRVTELVARPLLNLHWPLLAGMVQPLGGEYAVRRGLLERLPFPVGYGVELALLIDALDLVGLDALAQVDVGVRRHRHQDGPALGRMATAIYATAQRRLCWPEPGPGGLPLTQFERDQAGTFVPRDHLLRTEERPPMRTVPEYRPGWAA, encoded by the coding sequence GTGCTCGATGAAGTGGGGCAATGGCTGCGCAGCCGGTCCTGGAGCGCGGCCGACCGGCCGCTTGACCTGCTGCTGGCGGCCAAGCGCCGCAAGGGCACGACCGTCAGCGTGGTATTGCCCGCACTGGACGAGGAGGCCACCGTGGGCGAGATCGTCTCGGTCATCCGCCGCGAGCTGGCCTCCAGCGCGGTTCCGCTGGTGGACGAGCTGGTCGTCATGGACTCCGGCTCGACGGACCGCACGGCCGAGGTCGCGGGGGCGGCCGGCGCCAAGGTCGTCCACCGCGACGAGGTGCTCCCCCGGCTGCCCGCGCTGCCCGGCAAGGGCGAGGTGCTGTGGCGCTCGCTGCTGGCCACCCACGGCGACATCGTCTGCTTCGTGGACGCCGACCTGAGCGAGTTCTCGGCCGACTTCGTCTCCGGCATCGTCGGCCCGCTGCTGACCGATCCGCAGCTCCAGTTCGTCAAGGCCATGTACGACCGTCCGCTGCGCGACAGCCCCGCGGGCGGCGGCCGGGTGACCGAGCTGGTGGCCCGGCCGCTGCTGAACCTGCACTGGCCGCTGCTGGCGGGCATGGTCCAGCCGCTGGGCGGCGAGTACGCGGTCCGCCGCGGCCTGCTGGAGCGGCTGCCGTTCCCCGTCGGCTACGGGGTGGAGCTGGCGCTGCTCATCGACGCGCTGGACCTGGTGGGGCTGGACGCGCTGGCGCAGGTCGACGTCGGCGTACGCCGCCACCGGCACCAGGACGGGCCGGCGCTGGGCCGGATGGCGACGGCGATCTACGCGACGGCGCAGCGGCGGCTGTGCTGGCCGGAGCCCGGGCCCGGCGGCCTCCCCCTGACCCAGTTCGAGCGCGACCAGGCCGGCACCTTCGTACCGCGCGACCACCTCCTGCGTACCGAGGAGCGGCCCCCGATGCGCACGGTGCCCGAGTACCGGCCGGGCTGGGCGGCCTGA